In Horticoccus luteus, the following proteins share a genomic window:
- a CDS encoding NAD(P)/FAD-dependent oxidoreductase: MNLLSPHPFWPWQDGLPANFPALERNITCDVAVLGAGVTGALVAWHLADAGFDVVVLDAHEAAHGSTAGTTSLLQYEIDEPLHRLAHTFGAPFATRCYRRCDAALDGIARLVRTLKLSCDFERKSSLLLASTAAHVPRLRREFEARHAAGFDVEWWSRSILARRSTLPQPAALLSARAAQMDAYRFTYGLLQAAQQRGARIFDRTPVQRPRVHRRGADLRTAAGVRVRAREVVVATGYAADAWLPERATALHSTYALASEPLTQFAGWPADRCLIWETRRPYCYLRTAPDGRVIMGGYDEPFRDPAARDRLLPAKTAALRRRFAQLFPALPPLTVATSWAGTFGETPHGLPLIGRHPDRPRLWFAIGYGGNGITFSLIAAEIIRAAMLGDPDPDAPLFGFDRRPVAARP, from the coding sequence ATGAATCTGCTTTCGCCGCATCCTTTCTGGCCGTGGCAGGACGGCCTGCCGGCGAACTTCCCCGCCCTCGAGCGCAACATCACCTGCGACGTCGCCGTGCTCGGCGCCGGCGTCACCGGCGCCCTCGTCGCGTGGCACCTCGCCGACGCCGGCTTCGATGTGGTCGTCCTCGACGCCCACGAAGCCGCGCACGGCAGCACCGCCGGCACCACGAGCCTTCTGCAATACGAAATCGACGAACCGCTGCACCGCCTCGCGCACACGTTTGGCGCGCCGTTTGCCACGCGCTGTTACCGCCGCTGCGATGCCGCGCTCGATGGCATCGCGCGCCTCGTGCGCACCCTCAAGCTCTCATGCGACTTCGAGCGCAAATCCAGCCTCCTCCTCGCCAGCACCGCTGCGCACGTCCCGCGACTCCGCCGCGAATTCGAGGCCCGGCACGCCGCCGGCTTCGACGTCGAGTGGTGGTCGCGCTCCATCCTCGCCCGCCGCAGCACCCTCCCGCAACCGGCCGCCCTCCTCTCCGCGCGCGCCGCGCAAATGGACGCCTACCGTTTCACCTACGGCCTCCTCCAAGCCGCGCAACAACGCGGCGCGCGCATCTTTGATCGCACTCCCGTGCAACGCCCCCGCGTGCATCGCCGCGGCGCCGACCTGCGCACAGCCGCCGGCGTCCGCGTGCGCGCCCGCGAAGTCGTCGTCGCGACCGGTTATGCCGCCGACGCCTGGCTTCCCGAGCGCGCGACCGCGTTGCACAGCACCTACGCGCTCGCCAGCGAACCGTTGACGCAATTCGCCGGCTGGCCCGCCGACCGCTGCCTCATCTGGGAAACGCGCCGCCCATATTGTTACCTCCGCACCGCCCCCGACGGCCGCGTCATCATGGGCGGCTACGATGAACCCTTTCGCGATCCCGCTGCGCGCGACCGCCTCCTGCCCGCCAAGACGGCCGCGCTGCGCCGACGCTTCGCGCAACTATTTCCCGCGCTCCCTCCGCTCACCGTCGCGACGTCGTGGGCGGGCACCTTTGGCGAAACGCCCCACGGCCTCCCGCTCATCGGCCGGCATCCCGACCGCCCCCGTCTGTGGTTCGCGATCGGCTACGGCGGCAACGGCATCACGTTCAGCCTGATCGCCGCCGAGATCATCCGCGCCGCGATGCTCGGCGACCCCGACCCCGACGCCCCCCTCTTCGGCTTCGACCGCCGGCCCGTCGCCGCGCGTCCCTAA
- a CDS encoding DUF2945 domain-containing protein: MKKSFKVGDHVSWNSEAGRVRGVIKKRVTAPMAFKGYTVRASADEPQYLIASDKTDHLAMHKGAALRKLAAQRKTTHGRSSRT; encoded by the coding sequence GTGAAAAAGTCATTCAAAGTTGGCGACCATGTCTCGTGGAATTCCGAGGCCGGTCGGGTGCGGGGCGTGATCAAAAAACGGGTCACTGCCCCGATGGCCTTCAAAGGTTATACCGTGCGCGCTTCCGCCGACGAGCCGCAGTATTTGATCGCGAGCGACAAGACGGATCACCTCGCGATGCACAAGGGCGCCGCATTGCGCAAACTCGCTGCCCAACGAAAGACGACCCATGGCCGCTCCTCGCGAACCTAA
- a CDS encoding tetratricopeptide repeat protein, which yields MPPTPSAHRHAFLLLALVVVFVLRPGATAAPKPWLKLEADDFTIYSDASEKQILRCALDYAAYRRAFADLFVSPDRTLPRSVLLLFRNDAAFHDYVPDRTERGSNARLSNYSFTVDGSPVSAFSLESGRSRALELTFEFETVWALERLGYAVPIWMSQGAGEVLSSVTYGKGVCIVGGSAGRNARTDLAWPEFFAVGTLSDSYNDPRNLSDFLAQSWGLMHWILLSDAQARERFTALAARLAHSSAADAVAETMQTPLARFDRAIQASLRSGARRKIPFDDAAVRASFHLVPAPPAEVLIQKSNICVALDDVSRGDEQLDLARGLAPDLPMAQEAWARRMQREGQRNDALLAYRAAIAAGSKNVTAYLTSAAARLDDNRSRGFDEAGEGGTQGTLALAELRQAIALDPFNPAAYAQLGRAFYVQKEVTPADLDELSVGLVPGPAGVPVRYYRAMLSVRLHRSDDAIADLDFLAASPDSDERLREIARDRAAIERVNRDVVVGESFLKAHNYAALRVLASAGLSGPSISDDARTRYAHLLALAAEEEAWDKVKALDDGAHAAALDKAVRDFLQGYPDSRHRNDAYELLMRTAFPDRKPPPPPVR from the coding sequence ATGCCTCCGACCCCGTCCGCTCACCGTCACGCGTTTCTCCTGCTGGCGCTCGTCGTGGTGTTCGTCCTGCGCCCGGGCGCGACCGCGGCGCCGAAGCCCTGGCTCAAACTCGAAGCGGACGACTTCACTATCTATAGCGATGCCTCGGAGAAGCAGATCCTCCGCTGCGCGCTGGATTACGCCGCCTACCGCCGCGCTTTTGCCGACCTCTTCGTCTCGCCCGACCGCACCCTTCCCCGCTCGGTGCTGTTGCTTTTTCGCAACGACGCCGCGTTTCACGACTACGTTCCCGACCGGACCGAGAGAGGCTCCAATGCCCGCCTCAGCAACTATTCCTTCACCGTCGATGGTTCGCCCGTCAGCGCGTTTTCCCTCGAGAGCGGCCGCTCCCGCGCCCTGGAACTGACATTTGAATTCGAGACCGTCTGGGCGCTGGAACGGCTCGGCTACGCTGTCCCCATCTGGATGTCGCAAGGCGCGGGCGAGGTGCTCTCGTCAGTCACTTACGGAAAAGGCGTCTGCATTGTCGGCGGATCCGCTGGCCGCAACGCCCGCACCGACCTCGCGTGGCCGGAGTTCTTCGCCGTCGGCACCTTGTCCGACTCGTATAACGACCCCAGGAACCTCTCCGACTTCCTCGCCCAATCGTGGGGGCTCATGCACTGGATCCTGCTTTCCGACGCGCAGGCCCGCGAACGTTTCACCGCGCTCGCCGCGCGCCTCGCCCACTCGTCCGCCGCCGACGCCGTCGCGGAGACCATGCAGACTCCCCTCGCCCGTTTCGATCGCGCGATCCAGGCCAGCCTTCGCTCCGGCGCGCGGCGCAAAATCCCCTTCGACGATGCCGCCGTGCGCGCCTCCTTTCACCTCGTCCCCGCACCGCCCGCCGAAGTGCTCATCCAAAAATCCAACATTTGCGTGGCCCTCGACGATGTCTCCCGCGGCGACGAGCAGCTCGATCTCGCCCGCGGGCTCGCGCCCGATCTCCCCATGGCGCAGGAGGCCTGGGCGCGGCGCATGCAACGCGAAGGCCAGCGCAACGACGCCCTCCTCGCCTATCGCGCCGCCATCGCCGCCGGCTCCAAAAACGTCACGGCCTACCTCACTTCTGCTGCCGCGCGACTCGATGACAATCGTTCGCGAGGTTTCGACGAAGCCGGTGAGGGCGGAACGCAAGGCACCCTCGCCCTCGCGGAGCTCCGGCAAGCCATCGCCCTCGATCCCTTTAACCCCGCGGCCTACGCGCAACTCGGCCGCGCCTTCTACGTGCAGAAAGAGGTCACGCCCGCCGACCTCGACGAACTCAGCGTCGGCCTCGTGCCCGGACCCGCCGGCGTGCCGGTTCGCTACTACCGCGCCATGTTGTCGGTGCGCCTGCACCGCTCCGACGACGCCATCGCCGACCTCGATTTTCTCGCGGCTAGTCCCGACTCCGATGAACGCCTCCGCGAAATTGCCCGGGACCGCGCCGCCATCGAACGCGTCAATCGCGACGTGGTCGTGGGCGAGTCTTTTCTCAAGGCGCATAACTACGCCGCGCTCCGCGTCCTCGCCTCGGCGGGCCTCAGCGGCCCCTCGATCAGCGACGACGCCCGCACCCGCTACGCCCATCTCCTCGCCCTCGCCGCCGAGGAAGAAGCTTGGGACAAAGTGAAGGCGCTCGACGACGGCGCCCACGCCGCCGCGCTGGATAAAGCCGTGCGCGACTTCCTCCAAGGCTACCCTGACAGCCGCCACCGCAACGACGCCTACGAGCTCCTCATGCGCACCGCCTTCCCGGATCGAAAGCCCCCGCCTCCACCCGTCCGCTGA
- a CDS encoding type II toxin-antitoxin system RelE/ParE family toxin, with translation MRVRVLRPALEDIASGRQFYDARALGVGDYFFDSIFSEIDSLVLYAGTHRICFGFQRLLARRFPFAIYYRVTAGEAVVFRVLDCRRDPNWIRSALEKKAEL, from the coding sequence ATGAGAGTTCGAGTTCTCCGGCCAGCGCTCGAGGATATTGCGAGCGGCCGTCAGTTCTACGACGCGCGCGCTCTCGGTGTTGGCGATTACTTTTTCGACAGCATCTTTTCGGAGATTGATTCGCTCGTGCTCTACGCCGGAACCCATCGTATTTGTTTCGGCTTTCAACGCCTTCTGGCGAGGCGTTTTCCGTTTGCGATTTATTACCGAGTGACTGCCGGCGAGGCTGTGGTTTTCCGTGTTCTGGATTGTCGGCGAGATCCGAACTGGATTCGCAGCGCGCTTGAGAAAAAGGCCGAACTCTGA
- a CDS encoding Hsp20/alpha crystallin family protein, with the protein MKPNYRVLEQGDNYEVTVLLPGVAKEDLEITAENGVVTIGGQRSWKRPVDWTPLYRETSDARFELTLTHDNSINVDNVKAELRDGVLRLTLAKSEALKPRKIAVN; encoded by the coding sequence GTGAAGCCGAATTACCGCGTGCTCGAACAAGGCGATAATTACGAAGTGACCGTTCTTCTTCCTGGCGTGGCGAAAGAGGATCTCGAAATCACCGCGGAAAATGGCGTGGTCACGATCGGTGGCCAACGCAGTTGGAAGCGGCCGGTGGACTGGACGCCGCTCTACCGCGAAACGTCCGACGCCCGCTTCGAGCTCACGCTCACGCATGACAACAGCATCAACGTCGACAACGTGAAAGCGGAGCTGCGCGATGGCGTGCTGCGTCTCACCTTGGCCAAGAGCGAAGCGCTCAAGCCGCGGAAGATCGCCGTTAACTAA
- a CDS encoding addiction module protein translates to MSIVELRKLPAEEKLRIIEALWGDVAADDEAFQSPAWHEAELRKTEVDLAAGRIEILDWEDAKKELRKRVE, encoded by the coding sequence ATGAGCATCGTTGAGTTACGTAAGCTTCCTGCCGAAGAGAAGTTGAGGATCATCGAAGCGTTGTGGGGCGATGTTGCCGCAGATGACGAAGCGTTTCAGAGCCCGGCGTGGCACGAAGCTGAATTGCGGAAGACGGAGGTCGATCTGGCTGCTGGTCGGATTGAGATTCTGGATTGGGAAGATGCGAAGAAAGAGCTGCGGAAACGTGTCGAATGA
- a CDS encoding glycosyltransferase family 39 protein produces MTTPAPQPTERPPTSLLFPRSRFRPPHLIAWCLVALLALGYLWFVRKHCSPYASNADASCYLNLAQFWREGRLSAPVPSLPGLHAPEWRDYYYLPIDFRLTHDPARMTSLGAPGYPLHLLLASYFVGLDWSVVLVNVIASGAAALFLLLLARRFGLPWLWALSGVVLLWACPVFVYIATQPMTDVLSMSWCLAALWSALRARDRCRWALATGFAIGIAVLIRPANLVLVLPVAVTLGLRWRAYLLLGLAGLPAAGFQVWYNLQLWGRALTTGYGDISSAFGPQFIAANARYFATGVFVHLGPCVALAALAFPFVKRRAALPFGLLASWFAAFIGFYFLCFYSSLEWSLRYFLPVFPAVILVALWVGHCATAHVATAWRRHVILLIALALSLTWQIHAGRVLHALIMKRGEIIYPQSAAWIRQHGPDAIVFANQVSGALWYYTDAVVVRVDYVDVANVQRLYAAAAQTHRPVYAVLFGAENAPVFPDRLPGTWIPRARFGIIEIFELVPAP; encoded by the coding sequence GTGACGACCCCCGCGCCGCAGCCCACCGAGCGTCCTCCGACTTCCCTGCTGTTTCCTCGCTCGCGGTTTCGCCCGCCCCACCTGATCGCGTGGTGCCTCGTCGCCCTCCTCGCCCTCGGCTACCTGTGGTTCGTGCGCAAACACTGCTCGCCTTACGCGAGCAACGCCGATGCTTCGTGCTACCTCAACCTTGCGCAATTCTGGCGTGAAGGTCGCCTCAGCGCGCCCGTGCCATCGTTGCCCGGCCTGCACGCGCCGGAGTGGCGGGACTACTACTATCTCCCGATCGATTTTCGCCTCACGCACGACCCCGCGCGCATGACGTCGCTCGGCGCGCCCGGTTATCCCCTCCACCTCCTCCTCGCGTCCTACTTCGTCGGGCTCGATTGGAGCGTCGTGCTGGTCAACGTCATCGCTTCCGGGGCGGCCGCGCTTTTTCTGCTCCTGCTCGCCCGCCGTTTTGGTCTGCCCTGGCTCTGGGCGCTCAGCGGCGTCGTGCTGCTCTGGGCCTGCCCGGTCTTTGTTTACATCGCGACTCAGCCGATGACCGACGTGCTCAGCATGTCCTGGTGCCTCGCCGCGTTGTGGTCGGCGTTGCGCGCGCGTGACCGTTGTCGGTGGGCGCTCGCCACCGGCTTTGCCATCGGCATCGCCGTGCTGATCCGTCCCGCCAATCTTGTGCTGGTGCTCCCCGTCGCCGTCACGCTGGGACTGCGCTGGCGCGCCTACCTGCTGCTCGGCCTCGCCGGCCTGCCCGCCGCCGGATTTCAAGTCTGGTATAACCTGCAACTCTGGGGACGGGCGCTCACGACGGGTTACGGCGACATCAGCAGCGCCTTCGGCCCGCAATTTATCGCGGCGAACGCCCGCTATTTTGCCACCGGTGTTTTCGTCCATCTCGGACCCTGCGTGGCGCTGGCCGCCCTCGCGTTTCCGTTTGTTAAACGCCGCGCCGCGTTACCCTTCGGCCTGCTGGCCTCTTGGTTCGCGGCTTTCATCGGCTTCTACTTCCTGTGCTTTTACTCCAGTCTGGAGTGGAGCCTGCGCTATTTTCTCCCCGTTTTCCCCGCTGTCATTCTCGTCGCTTTGTGGGTGGGGCACTGCGCCACCGCCCACGTGGCCACGGCTTGGCGACGGCACGTCATACTTTTGATCGCCCTCGCACTATCGCTCACCTGGCAGATTCATGCCGGCCGCGTGCTCCACGCTTTGATCATGAAGCGCGGCGAAATCATCTACCCTCAATCCGCCGCGTGGATCCGCCAGCACGGCCCCGACGCCATTGTCTTTGCCAATCAAGTGAGCGGCGCACTCTGGTATTACACGGATGCGGTGGTCGTCCGCGTCGATTACGTCGACGTTGCCAACGTCCAGCGACTTTACGCGGCCGCCGCACAAACGCACCGCCCGGTGTATGCCGTCCTTTTCGGCGCGGAAAACGCCCCCGTTTTCCCCGACCGGCTCCCCGGCACCTGGATTCCGCGCGCCCGTTTCGGGATCATTGAAATTTTTGAACTCGTCCCGGCGCCGTAA
- a CDS encoding FAD-dependent oxidoreductase, translating to MNTTPYWIDTASLPRFPKLNMDLDVDAVVVGGGITGLTAAYLLKQAGKTVVVLERRRCASVDTGHTTAHLTSVTDKSLGELRHQFGSDHTRAVWDAGAAAIDQIVRNMRAEDIACDFRWVTGYWHGSLAEAAGDPERFEREAETARELGIAAEFRASVPFVARPGVAFAHQAIFHPRKYLAALARRIDGDGSRIFENTAVTEVQAEPLTVKADKFAVRCRYVVLATHTPLMGITGLTDALLFQTKLALYSSYALGAKLAPGTVPEAAFWDTTEPYYYVRVERKRGHDYVIFGGEDHKTGQGDEADAYARLEARLREFLPDAAVDHRWSGQVITTNDGLPFIGETAPRQFAATGFAGNGMTFGTLGGMMAADAMLGRKNPWQQLFSPERKHLVGGTWNYVAENKDYPFYMLRDWLARGDGTSLQELAREEGKILELDGRKVAAYRDAAGAVTMCSPVCTHLKCIVGWNAAEKTWDCPCHGSRFTPQGEVISGPAEEPLEKIENP from the coding sequence ATGAATACTACACCTTACTGGATCGACACCGCTTCCCTGCCTCGTTTTCCGAAACTCAACATGGATCTCGACGTGGATGCCGTGGTCGTGGGCGGCGGCATCACGGGATTGACGGCGGCGTATCTGCTGAAGCAGGCGGGGAAAACGGTGGTGGTGCTGGAGCGGCGGCGGTGCGCGAGCGTCGATACGGGGCACACGACGGCGCATTTGACGTCGGTCACGGATAAATCGCTGGGGGAGCTGCGGCACCAGTTTGGCTCGGACCACACGCGTGCGGTGTGGGATGCAGGCGCGGCGGCGATCGACCAGATCGTGCGCAACATGCGCGCAGAGGACATCGCGTGCGATTTCCGGTGGGTGACGGGTTACTGGCACGGCTCGCTGGCGGAAGCGGCGGGCGATCCGGAACGATTTGAACGCGAGGCGGAGACCGCGCGGGAACTGGGCATCGCGGCGGAGTTTCGGGCGAGCGTGCCGTTTGTGGCGCGGCCGGGAGTGGCGTTCGCGCATCAGGCGATTTTTCATCCGCGCAAATACCTCGCGGCATTGGCGCGGCGGATCGACGGCGACGGCAGCCGAATTTTCGAAAACACGGCGGTGACGGAGGTGCAGGCGGAGCCGTTGACGGTGAAGGCGGATAAATTTGCGGTGCGGTGCCGCTACGTGGTCCTCGCGACGCATACGCCGTTGATGGGCATCACGGGGTTGACGGATGCGTTGCTCTTTCAAACGAAGCTCGCGCTCTATTCGAGTTATGCACTGGGTGCGAAACTCGCGCCGGGCACGGTGCCGGAGGCGGCGTTTTGGGATACGACCGAGCCGTATTATTATGTGCGCGTGGAACGGAAGCGCGGGCATGACTATGTGATTTTCGGCGGCGAAGATCACAAGACGGGGCAGGGCGACGAAGCGGACGCCTATGCGCGGCTCGAGGCGCGGCTGCGGGAGTTCTTGCCAGATGCGGCGGTGGATCATCGCTGGTCGGGGCAGGTGATCACGACGAACGATGGGCTGCCGTTTATCGGAGAGACGGCGCCGCGGCAATTTGCGGCGACGGGGTTCGCGGGCAACGGCATGACGTTTGGCACGCTCGGCGGAATGATGGCGGCGGATGCGATGCTGGGGCGGAAGAATCCGTGGCAGCAATTATTCTCTCCGGAGCGAAAGCATCTCGTCGGCGGCACGTGGAACTACGTGGCGGAGAACAAGGATTATCCTTTTTATATGCTGCGGGACTGGCTCGCGCGCGGCGACGGGACTTCGTTGCAGGAGCTGGCGCGCGAGGAGGGAAAGATTTTGGAATTGGATGGGCGCAAGGTGGCGGCATATCGCGATGCGGCGGGCGCGGTGACGATGTGCTCGCCGGTGTGCACGCACTTGAAGTGCATCGTGGGCTGGAACGCGGCGGAAAAGACGTGGGATTGCCCGTGCCATGGCTCGCGTTTCACGCCACAGGGCGAAGTGATTTCGGGGCCGGCGGAGGAGCCGTTGGAGAAGATCGAGAATCCGTAG
- a CDS encoding NAD-dependent epimerase/dehydratase family protein: MNVLLLGGTGQISSGIVKALLARGAAVTVLNRGQSDDRLGPDVRRLVADRNDSAALERAVASAGPWDAVIDMICFRPDQAAAALRLFRGRCAQFIFCSTVCVYGNTQTIIPTTEATTPSPHSSYGRDKLACEQLFLAAHAPGEFAVTIFRPSHTFGPGGGIINNLGFSATFVDRLRRGLPVIVSGDGHGLWQSAFADDVGRGFAHAVGRAACFGQTYNIVGDEVVTWDDYTRRTAAALNAPAPTIVHIPSDLLVALDPIRFSALDEIFRYHGVYSNTHLRRDVPEFVNATPYADAVRRTVAWMDAHGKIGPAESDGFDDCVLAAWHRATRAISQREAAS, encoded by the coding sequence ATGAACGTTCTCCTCCTCGGCGGCACCGGCCAGATCTCCTCGGGCATCGTCAAAGCCCTGCTCGCCCGCGGCGCCGCCGTTACGGTTCTCAATCGCGGCCAGTCCGACGACCGCCTCGGCCCCGACGTCCGCCGCCTCGTCGCCGATCGCAACGACTCCGCTGCCCTCGAACGCGCGGTCGCCAGCGCCGGTCCGTGGGACGCCGTCATCGACATGATTTGCTTCCGTCCGGACCAAGCCGCCGCCGCCCTGCGCCTCTTCCGCGGCCGTTGCGCTCAATTTATTTTTTGCAGCACCGTCTGCGTTTACGGCAACACCCAGACGATCATTCCCACGACCGAGGCCACCACGCCCTCGCCGCATTCCTCCTACGGCCGCGACAAACTTGCCTGCGAGCAACTCTTCCTCGCCGCCCACGCCCCCGGCGAGTTTGCCGTCACGATCTTTCGCCCCTCGCATACGTTCGGGCCCGGCGGCGGCATCATCAACAACCTCGGCTTCTCCGCCACCTTCGTCGACCGTCTCCGCCGCGGCCTGCCGGTCATCGTCAGCGGCGACGGCCACGGCCTCTGGCAAAGCGCCTTCGCTGACGACGTCGGCCGCGGCTTCGCCCATGCCGTCGGACGCGCCGCTTGTTTCGGCCAGACCTATAACATCGTCGGCGACGAAGTCGTGACCTGGGACGACTACACCCGCCGCACCGCCGCCGCGCTCAACGCCCCCGCGCCGACAATCGTGCACATCCCCTCCGACCTGCTCGTCGCGCTCGATCCCATCCGCTTCTCCGCTCTCGACGAAATTTTCCGTTATCACGGTGTCTATTCCAACACGCACCTTCGCCGCGACGTGCCCGAATTCGTCAACGCCACGCCCTACGCCGACGCCGTGCGCCGCACCGTCGCCTGGATGGATGCCCATGGAAAAATCGGCCCCGCCGAGTCCGACGGCTTCGACGACTGCGTGCTCGCCGCGTGGCACCGCGCCACCCGTGCCATCAGCCAACGCGAAGCCGCGTCCTGA
- a CDS encoding collagen-binding domain-containing protein: MPSLPPLARAAGLCALVISLGAAAPSLRAGLVDQGVSDFDTLVRNYNLIAFGDAEFTSYGDTEGPLAIRGDLTLNGAGAIATQPSKYVPDTNPTLYVSGNLHLNAYTDLQSGYASTPNATGTWDATQRRLTTGSGTLSTVNSSHALAHVDPRTNPAPAAWDWDTMHTQAVSISNTLAAAPAFGTIEITGQKLQFVTTQTSGVAVFNFDASLLSGNTYGGQLFSNVQFDVPDGVTYVINVRNADGRTLFGTGTGVNFNTGSGYERVLWNVAGGTADAPLELSLGNGGQFYGSILAPNVNLSNAGGTALNGQIVAMNYTHADAELHFTPFDCPFTPVPEPATWGLAGLGLCALVAGRERLRRSGTKLASKLRLPV; this comes from the coding sequence GTGCCTTCGCTACCTCCACTCGCCCGCGCGGCCGGTCTTTGCGCGCTGGTGATTTCGCTGGGCGCCGCCGCTCCCTCGCTGCGGGCCGGTCTGGTGGATCAGGGAGTCTCCGACTTCGACACGCTCGTGCGTAACTACAATTTAATCGCCTTCGGCGATGCCGAGTTCACCTCGTATGGCGATACCGAAGGGCCGCTGGCCATCCGCGGCGATCTGACGTTGAACGGCGCAGGCGCGATCGCGACCCAGCCGTCGAAGTATGTGCCCGACACCAATCCGACTTTGTATGTGAGCGGGAATCTGCATCTGAACGCCTACACGGATTTGCAAAGCGGGTATGCGTCGACGCCAAACGCGACCGGCACGTGGGACGCGACGCAGCGGCGGTTGACGACGGGCAGCGGCACGCTGAGCACGGTGAATTCTTCGCACGCGCTGGCGCACGTGGATCCACGCACGAATCCCGCGCCGGCGGCGTGGGATTGGGATACGATGCACACGCAGGCGGTGTCGATTTCGAACACGCTCGCGGCGGCGCCGGCGTTTGGCACGATCGAGATCACCGGGCAGAAACTGCAGTTCGTGACCACGCAAACGTCCGGGGTCGCGGTGTTCAATTTTGATGCGAGCCTGCTTTCGGGTAATACGTATGGGGGGCAGCTCTTTTCGAACGTGCAATTCGATGTGCCGGACGGGGTGACTTACGTGATCAACGTGCGCAATGCCGATGGTCGCACGCTTTTTGGCACCGGCACCGGGGTGAATTTTAACACGGGCTCGGGTTACGAACGGGTGTTGTGGAACGTCGCCGGAGGCACGGCGGACGCGCCGCTCGAGTTGTCGCTGGGCAATGGCGGGCAGTTTTACGGGAGCATCCTGGCGCCGAATGTGAATCTGAGTAACGCGGGAGGCACGGCGTTGAACGGCCAGATTGTGGCGATGAATTATACCCATGCGGATGCGGAACTGCATTTCACGCCGTTCGACTGTCCCTTTACGCCGGTGCCTGAGCCGGCGACGTGGGGGTTGGCCGGGTTGGGGTTATGCGCGTTGGTGGCCGGCCGCGAACGGTTGCGGCGGTCGGGCACCAAGTTGGCGTCGAAGCTACGGTTGCCGGTTTGA
- a CDS encoding DUF488 family protein, producing MDPVTVRPDVYTIGHSIRAIDEFISLLQAHGVTCLVDIRTVPRSRHNPQFNRDTLPLSLTEAHIGYRHCPALGGLRRTSADSVNKGWRNTSFRGYADYMQTPEFAAAISRLIELSKHDRLALMCAEAVPWRCHRSLVADALLVRGLSTADISSRTRCAPHRLTPFARVRGQQITYPPEAGSSEPTPQRKTKTSTSASPAPARKRKSGRTANGQIPKVGLTPLAAKKSAGSQRNRRSDTDQLP from the coding sequence GTGGACCCCGTCACCGTTCGGCCCGACGTCTACACGATCGGCCATTCCATCCGTGCCATCGACGAATTCATCTCACTGCTCCAAGCGCATGGCGTCACTTGCCTCGTCGACATTCGCACGGTGCCGCGCTCGCGGCACAACCCCCAGTTCAACCGCGACACCCTGCCCCTTTCGCTGACCGAAGCGCACATCGGCTATCGGCACTGCCCCGCGCTCGGCGGACTCCGACGCACGTCCGCTGACTCGGTTAACAAGGGCTGGCGCAACACGTCGTTCCGCGGCTACGCCGACTACATGCAGACCCCGGAGTTCGCCGCAGCCATCTCACGTTTAATTGAACTCTCGAAACACGATCGACTGGCGCTCATGTGCGCGGAGGCGGTTCCGTGGCGCTGCCATCGCTCCTTGGTGGCCGACGCGTTGTTGGTGCGCGGGCTTTCCACCGCTGACATTAGCAGCCGCACCCGGTGTGCACCTCATCGGCTCACTCCTTTCGCTCGCGTGCGCGGCCAGCAGATTACCTATCCGCCCGAAGCCGGCTCATCCGAGCCGACGCCGCAGCGAAAGACCAAAACGTCCACGAGCGCGTCCCCTGCCCCGGCACGTAAACGCAAAAGTGGGCGCACGGCCAATGGGCAAATCCCTAAGGTCGGGCTTACTCCACTGGCGGCAAAAAAAAGCGCCGGCTCCCAGAGGAACCGGCGCTCGGACACAGACCAATTGCCTTAA
- a CDS encoding SseB family protein codes for MALGQNMNRGLVDLLKQLPDDVTVVVELYRALFSGRFWVLAQHTDHFHATQFLTYPAADGARELPVFTSADRELLVDLHRQVSAAEVREVDGRTLWPRLIDVLDSDTFVAVDAAEKHGIRLSKAMIMGFVKLHGER; via the coding sequence ATGGCGCTCGGCCAAAATATGAATCGTGGCCTTGTCGATCTATTGAAGCAGCTTCCTGACGACGTGACAGTTGTCGTTGAGCTATACCGCGCGCTATTCAGTGGGCGCTTCTGGGTATTGGCACAGCACACCGACCACTTTCACGCGACGCAGTTTTTGACTTATCCGGCAGCGGATGGTGCCCGCGAGCTTCCAGTTTTCACAAGTGCGGATCGCGAGCTCTTGGTCGATCTTCATCGCCAAGTTTCAGCGGCGGAAGTTCGAGAAGTCGATGGCCGGACTCTTTGGCCGCGCCTCATTGATGTGTTGGATTCCGATACTTTCGTGGCTGTCGATGCTGCCGAGAAGCATGGCATTCGACTTTCGAAGGCGATGATCATGGGCTTCGTGAAGTTACACGGCGAGCGATGA